One Lepus europaeus isolate LE1 chromosome X, mLepTim1.pri, whole genome shotgun sequence genomic window carries:
- the RPA4 gene encoding LOW QUALITY PROTEIN: replication protein A 30 kDa subunit (The sequence of the model RefSeq protein was modified relative to this genomic sequence to represent the inferred CDS: inserted 4 bases in 3 codons; substituted 4 bases at 4 genomic stop codons) gives MIKSEFGSHSCISAEGGASGGNDQPSDRGTMPVKMVRSRAXVQQVIPCYVSLLLASXVDNVFKIRRIEISQVSVMGIIRKVERAPNXILCKIDDMTXKPILVWQSLGKNKVKQEATVLPVGVYGKVFDVLQLFMGAKSLVVLKIHVLEDMNELTMHILETVNAXMMLNKACQAATGESXRNEDGYDVSCIWKEVLHLIHMCPHQEGKSIXELQTQLCGLSEKAIKEAIDYLATEGRIYPTVDRERFKSVD, from the exons ATGATTAAGAGTGAGTTTGGAAGTCACAGTTGCATCTCTGCTGAGGGAGGAGCTAGTGGTGGCAATGACCAACCGTCTGACAGAGGCACAATGCCTGTTAAGATGGTGAGATCCAGGG CAGTCCAACAGGTTATACCTTGTTATGTAAGCCTGTTGCTTGCCTC GGTTGATAATGTGTTCAAGATTAGACGAATTGAGATTTCCCAGGTTTCTGTCATGGGGATAATCAGGAAGGTGGAGAGGGCTCCAAACTAAATTCTCTGCAAAATTGATGATATGA CCAAGCCAATCCTGGTTTGGCAGTCACTTGGTAAAAATAAAGTGAAGCAGGAGGCTACTGTGCTGCCAGTTGGAGTATATGGCAAAGTGTTTGATGTCCTTCAGTTGTTCATGGGAGCAAAAAGCCTTGTAGTATTGAAAATCCATGTTTTGGAGGATATGAATGAGTTAACCATGCATATTCTGGAAACGGTCAATGCATAGATGATGCTGAATAAAGCCTGCCAAGCGGCCACTGGGGAAAGCTGACGAAATGAAGATGGCTATGATGTCAGCTGCATCTGGAAGGAGGTGCTCCACTTGATTCACATGTGTCCTCACCAGGAAGGGAAGAGCATATAGGAGCTGCAGACCCAGCTCTGTGGTCTGAGCGAGAAGGCCATCAAGGAAGCCATTGATTATCTGGCCACCGAGGGTCGCATCTATCCCACCGTTGACAGGGAGCGTTTTAAATCTGTTGATTAA